The Euphorbia lathyris chromosome 3, ddEupLath1.1, whole genome shotgun sequence genome contains a region encoding:
- the LOC136223667 gene encoding protein ROLLING AND ERECT LEAF 2-like isoform X2, translating to MTWLSSKSGCIIPSIDVCIESGKRLKMGCSESKNKKKEKEEALSPFKHRMHFIKQSISSRNALFAAISAYAICLKNTGAAFSDGTYPHPSPPHILPSPPLLPIPHKSIPPPPPPPPPPPPIRFSYSFMRPVRMPEFKPEPMVDTIMEEESDFEADEFTRNRSSSSSRGSGSNRPQPQLKETAIQGASMHQGSSWDYFFGPVEDGVEEEIVELPVLVPVRPRVKEIVRRSRQPESLIQIFGDLDFHFLKAFESTFEVSQMLETTRLDSHSNFHHNQPNENIEEIETLATVLNKLLALETKLYDQIKNIKTSISHLHTRYTAELQSALSTTAKINHMRDEQLYPKLVQLVDGMAEMWESMLFQHESQLKIVYPLKSLDNAQPLNESSKYRYDCTIQLCGAVRRWHTQFCGVIEYQKDFIRALHRWLKPSLIPIATNLEEKMNSLMAENAPIHELVIAWKNDLDKLPDEAARNAISNFAAVVQKIVHEQDTDLKLRERCQAIPEELDCKETQLQELNPDKPAIISLKQQLEDDEEACRTRTIRKQGKDEPLASLKHSLADFFVALSEIAQACSNMYRNLRSIAQNQHAIAS from the exons ATGACTTGGCTATCTTCTAAGTCAGGCTGTATAATTCCGAGTATTGATGTTTGTATAGAAAGTGGAAAAAGGTTGAAAATGGGTTGTAGTGAATCCAAAAacaagaagaaggagaaagaagAAGCCCTCTCTCCCTTTAAACATCGGATGCATTTCATCAAACAATCCATTTCAAGCCGTAACGCCTTGTTCGCCGCTATCTCTGCATATGCTATATGCTTAAAGAACACTGGCGCTGCTTTCTCCGACGGCACCTATCCACACCCTTCCCCTCCTCACATCCTTCCCTCGCCTCCGCTCCTCCCCATTCCCCACAAATCAATTCCTCCGCCTCCGCCTCCGCCTCCCCCGCCCCCGCCTATCCGATTTTCATATTCGTTTATGCGACCTGTTCGTATGCCGGAATTTAAACCAGAACCAATGGTGGACACAATAATGGAAGAGGAGTCGGATTTCGAAGCTGATGAATTCACAAGGAACCGTAGCAGTAGCAGTAGCAGAGGAAGTGGTAGTAATAGACCACAACCGCAACTCAAAGAGACGGCCATACAAGGAGCAAGTATGCATCAGGGATCATCATGGGATTACTTTTTTGGACCAGTGGAGGACGGGGTGGAGGAGGAAATTGTGGAGTTGCCAGTGCTGGTGCCGGTGCGACCACGCGTTAAGGAAATAGTGAGAAGAAGTAGACAACCAGAGAGTTTGATTCAGATATTTGGGGATCTTGATTTTCATTTCTTGAAGGCCTTTGAGAGTACCTTTGAGGTCTCCCAGATGTTAGAGACTACAAGATTGGATTCTCACTCCAattttcatcataatcaacCAAATG AAAATATTGAGGAGATTGAAACTCTTGCTACTGTGTTGAACAAATTGCTTGCTTTGGAGACCAAGCTTTATGACCAAATAAAG AATATAAAAACATCCATAAGTCATCTGCATACAAGATACACTGCAGAACTCCAATCAGCACTTTCTACGACTGCAAAGATAAATCATATGCGTGACGAACAATTATATCCAAAACTTGTTCAGCTTGTTGATGG GATGGCAGAGATGTGGGAGAGCATGCTATTTCAGCATGAATCCCAGTTGAAGATTGTATATCCCCTGAAGTCATTGGACAATGCTCAACCCTTGAATGAAAGTAGTAAATATCGTTATGATTGTACGATTCAGCTGTGTGGGGCTGTGCGTCGTTGGCATACCCAGTTTTGTGGGGTTATAGAGTATCAGAAGGATTTCATAAGAGCACTACATCGGTGGTTAAAGCCAAGTCTTATCCCCATTGCAACCAATTTGGAAGAAAAGATGAATTCTCTGATGGCTGAAAATGCACCAATCCATGAACTTGTCATAGCTTGGAAAAATGATTTGGACAAACTTCCTGATGAAGCTGCAAGAAATGCAATAAGCAACTTTGCTGCTGTAGTACAGAAAATAGTGCATGAACAAGACACGGATTTAAAGTTGAGAGAAAGATGTCAAGCTATACCGGAGGAGCTTGACTGCAAGGAAACTCAACTTCAAGAATTGAATCCTGATAAGCCTGCTATTATTTCATTGAAGCAACAGTTGGAAGACGATGAGGAAGCATGCCGAACCCGAACAATTCGTAAACAGGGAAAGGATGAACCTTTGGCAAGTCTCAAACATAGCTTGGCAGACTTCTTTGTGGCATTGTCTGAAATTGCTCAAGCATGTTCAAACATGTATCGTAATTTGAGAAGCATAGCGCAAAATCAACATGCAATTGCAAGTTGA
- the LOC136223667 gene encoding protein ROLLING AND ERECT LEAF 2-like isoform X1 yields the protein MTWLSSKSGCIIPSIDVCIESGKRLKMGCSESKNKKKEKEEALSPFKHRMHFIKQSISSRNALFAAISAYAICLKNTGAAFSDGTYPHPSPPHILPSPPLLPIPHKSIPPPPPPPPPPPPIRFSYSFMRPVRMPEFKPEPMVDTIMEEESDFEADEFTRNRSSSSSRGSGSNRPQPQLKETAIQGASMHQGSSWDYFFGPVEDGVEEEIVELPVLVPVRPRVKEIVRRSRQPESLIQIFGDLDFHFLKAFESTFEVSQMLETTRLDSHSNFHHNQPNENIEEIETLATVLNKLLALETKLYDQIKAGEVIKYDYEKKCSLLDKQKKQGSNPKSLQNIKTSISHLHTRYTAELQSALSTTAKINHMRDEQLYPKLVQLVDGMAEMWESMLFQHESQLKIVYPLKSLDNAQPLNESSKYRYDCTIQLCGAVRRWHTQFCGVIEYQKDFIRALHRWLKPSLIPIATNLEEKMNSLMAENAPIHELVIAWKNDLDKLPDEAARNAISNFAAVVQKIVHEQDTDLKLRERCQAIPEELDCKETQLQELNPDKPAIISLKQQLEDDEEACRTRTIRKQGKDEPLASLKHSLADFFVALSEIAQACSNMYRNLRSIAQNQHAIAS from the exons ATGACTTGGCTATCTTCTAAGTCAGGCTGTATAATTCCGAGTATTGATGTTTGTATAGAAAGTGGAAAAAGGTTGAAAATGGGTTGTAGTGAATCCAAAAacaagaagaaggagaaagaagAAGCCCTCTCTCCCTTTAAACATCGGATGCATTTCATCAAACAATCCATTTCAAGCCGTAACGCCTTGTTCGCCGCTATCTCTGCATATGCTATATGCTTAAAGAACACTGGCGCTGCTTTCTCCGACGGCACCTATCCACACCCTTCCCCTCCTCACATCCTTCCCTCGCCTCCGCTCCTCCCCATTCCCCACAAATCAATTCCTCCGCCTCCGCCTCCGCCTCCCCCGCCCCCGCCTATCCGATTTTCATATTCGTTTATGCGACCTGTTCGTATGCCGGAATTTAAACCAGAACCAATGGTGGACACAATAATGGAAGAGGAGTCGGATTTCGAAGCTGATGAATTCACAAGGAACCGTAGCAGTAGCAGTAGCAGAGGAAGTGGTAGTAATAGACCACAACCGCAACTCAAAGAGACGGCCATACAAGGAGCAAGTATGCATCAGGGATCATCATGGGATTACTTTTTTGGACCAGTGGAGGACGGGGTGGAGGAGGAAATTGTGGAGTTGCCAGTGCTGGTGCCGGTGCGACCACGCGTTAAGGAAATAGTGAGAAGAAGTAGACAACCAGAGAGTTTGATTCAGATATTTGGGGATCTTGATTTTCATTTCTTGAAGGCCTTTGAGAGTACCTTTGAGGTCTCCCAGATGTTAGAGACTACAAGATTGGATTCTCACTCCAattttcatcataatcaacCAAATG AAAATATTGAGGAGATTGAAACTCTTGCTACTGTGTTGAACAAATTGCTTGCTTTGGAGACCAAGCTTTATGACCAAATAAAG GCTGGGGAAGTTATCAAATATGATTATGAGAAGAAGTGCTCCTTGTTAGATAAGCAGAAGAAACAGGGTAGTAATCCTAAATCATTGCAGAATATAAAAACATCCATAAGTCATCTGCATACAAGATACACTGCAGAACTCCAATCAGCACTTTCTACGACTGCAAAGATAAATCATATGCGTGACGAACAATTATATCCAAAACTTGTTCAGCTTGTTGATGG GATGGCAGAGATGTGGGAGAGCATGCTATTTCAGCATGAATCCCAGTTGAAGATTGTATATCCCCTGAAGTCATTGGACAATGCTCAACCCTTGAATGAAAGTAGTAAATATCGTTATGATTGTACGATTCAGCTGTGTGGGGCTGTGCGTCGTTGGCATACCCAGTTTTGTGGGGTTATAGAGTATCAGAAGGATTTCATAAGAGCACTACATCGGTGGTTAAAGCCAAGTCTTATCCCCATTGCAACCAATTTGGAAGAAAAGATGAATTCTCTGATGGCTGAAAATGCACCAATCCATGAACTTGTCATAGCTTGGAAAAATGATTTGGACAAACTTCCTGATGAAGCTGCAAGAAATGCAATAAGCAACTTTGCTGCTGTAGTACAGAAAATAGTGCATGAACAAGACACGGATTTAAAGTTGAGAGAAAGATGTCAAGCTATACCGGAGGAGCTTGACTGCAAGGAAACTCAACTTCAAGAATTGAATCCTGATAAGCCTGCTATTATTTCATTGAAGCAACAGTTGGAAGACGATGAGGAAGCATGCCGAACCCGAACAATTCGTAAACAGGGAAAGGATGAACCTTTGGCAAGTCTCAAACATAGCTTGGCAGACTTCTTTGTGGCATTGTCTGAAATTGCTCAAGCATGTTCAAACATGTATCGTAATTTGAGAAGCATAGCGCAAAATCAACATGCAATTGCAAGTTGA